The following proteins are co-located in the Sporosarcina pasteurii genome:
- the sigH gene encoding RNA polymerase sporulation sigma factor SigH, whose product MTNRVLDFTTLSDEDIVAIIHEGNADALDFLITKYRSFVWLKGRSYFLIGGDREDIVQEGMIGLYKAIRDYKPDRLSSFKGFAELCITRQIITAIKTATRQKHIPLNSSVSLDRPVYTEESERTLLDMLAGPPLEDPEDLMIHKEDFDHMEIKMQKVLSELERQVLALYLDGQTYQEISINLNRPVKSVDNALQRIKRKLELYLEVDTVK is encoded by the coding sequence ATGACTAATAGAGTGTTAGATTTCACTACGTTGTCCGACGAAGACATCGTTGCGATTATTCACGAAGGCAATGCAGATGCACTTGATTTTTTAATTACAAAATACCGGTCTTTTGTTTGGTTGAAAGGCCGTTCGTATTTTTTAATTGGCGGCGATCGAGAGGACATCGTGCAGGAAGGAATGATTGGTTTATATAAAGCGATACGTGACTATAAACCAGACAGATTAAGTTCCTTTAAAGGATTTGCTGAATTGTGTATTACACGTCAAATTATTACAGCGATTAAAACAGCAACAAGGCAAAAGCATATTCCGCTGAATTCTTCGGTATCTCTAGATCGACCTGTTTATACCGAGGAGTCTGAGCGTACACTACTGGATATGCTTGCAGGTCCCCCTCTTGAAGATCCGGAAGATTTAATGATTCATAAGGAAGATTTTGACCATATGGAGATAAAGATGCAAAAAGTGTTAAGTGAGCTTGAAAGACAAGTGTTGGCGCTTTATCTAGATGGACAAACTTATCAAGAAATCTCGATTAATTTAAACCGACCAGTCAAGTCTGTGGACAACGCACTTCAACGAATTAAGAGGAAACTAGAACTTTATTTAGAAGTAGACACAGTAAAGTAA